The Chryseobacterium sp. JV274 sequence GCAGATGACCAACACCTTGACAAAGGATTTCAATGTAAGGAATATCACAGCAGGTTATAATCCCAATGGTGGTGTTCAGGAATTTTTCAAGTGGAACATTACCGCATCGGCAGGATTGGTAAAATCAAATGCTTCGGATATGCTCACGTATCTGAAAGCAGTTCTCACCAGCGGAAATCCAATATCTGAAGCCGCAATGCTCACCGAAAAGCTCTACTATAAGGATGAAAAAAGAGAAATGGGACTCGGCCTTACGATTAGTACTGATGATCAGAATACCATTTACCTGAAGTCCGGTGATTCTATGGGCCAATCTTCCATCATCTGCTACAACAGAGCAAAAAAATGGGGCATAATTATCCTTTTAAATCAAAGAAATTCTAAAATGAGACAAAACCTGCTGAATGAGATCTACGAGAAAGTCCTGAAATAAACCTCCTAAGCCATCATACAAAAATCCAGAAAACACTTTTCTGGATTTTTCATTGTAATATTCTGCTTCAGTTTGCTTTTATTCTTTTTGCCCAGCTCTGATAGACAGGAAACCAAACACGGTCTCCATTGGACCCATTACAGAGAATCACAATACTGCTCTTTGTGGGCAAATGCATAAACAGGCCAGCACTCCAGCCTTCATTCTCTCCGGTATGTCCTACTGTTTCAAGCTCCTCATAATACATAAAACGATATCCAAGGCCACTCTTTCCTTTATCGGAAAATGGCAAAACAGATTTTTCCATCAATTGTACGGTTGATGGTTTCAACACTTTGTGCAGTTGGTTGGGCTCATAGTTTAATGACAGTTCTGCGAAATGTGCCAGGTCCAACACTGTTGTCTGCAGCCCTGCAGCAGCCTGTTCTGTAAATATTCTGTTCTTTATGGGTTTACCGGAAGCATCATAAGCTGTTGCAGAGTTTTTCATCATTTCTTCTGTCCATTCATAGGTAGTATGATTCAATCCTAAAGGTTTGAATACGTTCTTCTTCATATAATCTGCAAATTTCTCCTTCGTTCTTTCTTCGAGCATCAGCTGTGCCAATGTATAGCCGCCACCCGAGTACTCCCATTTTGTTCCCGGCTCACTGATCAAACGCACGCTTTCCCCATTTCTTTTGGTCATTCCGGAAAGGGATTCTTCCAGACTCAACAATTTTGTTCCTTGTTCAGAACCTCCATACCCATGTACCGAAAGTCCTGCTGTATGGCTGAGAATACGCCTTAAGGTCACTTTTGATATATCATATTGGGAAGCAGGCAGTTTCCAGCGGGTCAGATAGTCATTTACAGGATCATCCAGGTTTACAAGCCCTTTTTCTGTGAGCTGCATAAATCCCCATGCAGATACCATTTTGGAAACAGAACCCACATTAAAAATAGTTTCTGTGGTTACCGGCTTCTGATTTTCTTTATCAGCAAACCCTATACATTGTGTCCACACTATTTTTCCATTCTGAATCACAGCTATGGCTACCCCGGGAACATTGCTATTTCTGGCTGCTTCCAAACCGATCCGTTGAATTTCTGTATAGAGTGAATCCCTTTTTACCTTTTCAACCTCAACAACATTCTTTGTTCCCGAACAGGAAAGAAGAAATAAAGTAAAAGAAAAACCCAAGATGGATTGTATTATTTTGCCGTTCATTTTCTATTTGTTTACCATATTGACAACTTCAGGAATAATAACATTTGATTTTTACAAAGCCAGTTTTGATGTTTCCTTCACCTTTGTTGCGGTACTAAAAATACAAAGAATATTATCAGTATTATGCTCTGCTTCAGGAGTTTTCTCTTTTTCAGTTAAAAAACATCATTGTATGTTGGTGACCAATACCTGCAAACATAGCAGCTTCACTCTTTCAGCCCCCCGCTCCCCGCTTCTACCTCCCTCTCCTTTCCAAAATAAGGTGTGCAGCATCCAGCATTTTCAGCAGGTGGATATATGGGTTAACCAGATTTGTTTCCGGAAGCTTATCGTAGGCTCCCATTGAGAAATAAACAATCCCAGACATAAAATAATCAAACTCTTTGACGCTGTATTCTTTGAATGCTTTTTTAAAGACCAGCAGAGGATTATGGTATTCTTTCTCCGAAAGCAGGCCTAGAAATAATGGAGAAGGATTTTCTACCGCAGTATCAGCCACCCATTTCTTTCCTTCCAAATGGATGAGGTAGCCCGCACGGACAAACGACCGCACTGCCTGATGAAACTGAAAGACTACCGACGGATCTTCCTTGATCCAGCTATTTCGCTTTACGGCGTAATTCATAATGCTATTTAACTTCTCTTTGGAGGCTGCCAACTCATTGAACCGGAAAAAGTTCTCCATCAGCTGTAACCCGGCGCGCTTCTTACCACCTTTCCAAAGCTGAGGTTCAAAATGTGTGCTTGTCTTTTTCATGTTTGTATTTTTTTATAAATGTAATAAAAGAATTTCAATTACGGTCGATCGACCGCGCTTTTTTATTATTTAATTACTTGATTTGTTTCTATGACAGATATAAACGAGAAAATTTGTTCATACATTACAAAGAAATGGTTGATACCTTGGCTTCAGGAAGGCAAGTCACAAACTTCTTTTGCAAAAAATCATG is a genomic window containing:
- a CDS encoding serine hydrolase domain-containing protein yields the protein MNGKIIQSILGFSFTLFLLSCSGTKNVVEVEKVKRDSLYTEIQRIGLEAARNSNVPGVAIAVIQNGKIVWTQCIGFADKENQKPVTTETIFNVGSVSKMVSAWGFMQLTEKGLVNLDDPVNDYLTRWKLPASQYDISKVTLRRILSHTAGLSVHGYGGSEQGTKLLSLEESLSGMTKRNGESVRLISEPGTKWEYSGGGYTLAQLMLEERTKEKFADYMKKNVFKPLGLNHTTYEWTEEMMKNSATAYDASGKPIKNRIFTEQAAAGLQTTVLDLAHFAELSLNYEPNQLHKVLKPSTVQLMEKSVLPFSDKGKSGLGYRFMYYEELETVGHTGENEGWSAGLFMHLPTKSSIVILCNGSNGDRVWFPVYQSWAKRIKAN